From the genome of Phytohabitans rumicis, one region includes:
- a CDS encoding NADH-ubiquinone oxidoreductase-F iron-sulfur binding region domain-containing protein, translated as MTVTTVDAAGLLAGHDHGPAPILGRDLIALAQEAGLTGRGGGGFPTWRKLAAVATAAGRPIVIGNGAEGEPGSDKDRTLLTRSPHLVLDGLRLVAAAVGASQLYLYVPADLAGRLRPLAPDVTVVDAPDAFIAGEESAVVSRVEGGAALPRDKRKRVVEHGVKGAPTLVQNVETLAHLALLARYGPRWFRRRGTPEEPGTFLATLSGAVRQPGVYEAPYGIPLAELVAMAGGPSQSLQAVLIGGYHGAWLPARPEVPVSRAGLRPYGASPGAGVVIALPTDACGLVESGRIASYLARQTAGQCGPCVNGLPRLADTLTRLARRERHAGLPAEVERLIGLVTGRGACHHPDGTARFVRSALQTFAPEVRAHLAGTCVTEGGHRG; from the coding sequence ATGACCGTCACCACCGTCGACGCGGCCGGCCTGCTCGCCGGGCACGACCACGGCCCGGCGCCGATCCTGGGCCGCGACCTGATCGCGCTGGCCCAGGAGGCCGGGCTCACCGGCCGGGGCGGGGGAGGCTTTCCCACCTGGCGCAAGCTCGCCGCCGTGGCGACCGCCGCCGGCCGGCCCATCGTGATCGGGAACGGCGCCGAGGGCGAGCCGGGCAGCGACAAGGACCGGACCCTGCTCACCCGGTCACCGCACCTGGTGCTCGACGGCCTGCGCCTGGTGGCGGCGGCGGTCGGCGCCTCGCAGCTGTACCTTTACGTCCCCGCGGACCTGGCCGGTCGGTTGCGGCCGCTGGCCCCGGACGTCACCGTCGTCGACGCGCCGGACGCGTTCATCGCGGGCGAGGAGTCGGCCGTGGTGTCCCGTGTGGAGGGTGGCGCAGCGCTGCCCCGCGACAAGCGCAAGCGCGTTGTGGAGCACGGCGTGAAGGGCGCACCGACGCTCGTCCAGAACGTGGAGACCCTGGCCCACCTGGCACTACTCGCCCGGTACGGCCCGCGGTGGTTCCGCCGCCGTGGCACGCCGGAGGAGCCCGGCACGTTCCTGGCCACGCTCAGCGGCGCGGTGCGGCAACCCGGCGTCTACGAGGCCCCGTACGGCATCCCGCTCGCCGAGCTGGTCGCCATGGCGGGTGGCCCGTCGCAGTCGCTGCAAGCGGTGCTCATCGGCGGCTATCACGGCGCGTGGCTTCCGGCCCGTCCCGAGGTGCCGGTGTCTCGGGCGGGGCTGCGGCCGTACGGGGCCTCGCCCGGGGCCGGCGTCGTGATCGCGTTGCCCACCGATGCCTGCGGGCTCGTGGAGAGCGGCCGCATCGCGAGCTACCTGGCCCGCCAGACCGCCGGGCAGTGCGGCCCGTGCGTGAACGGGCTGCCCCGGCTCGCCGACACGCTCACCCGGTTGGCCCGCCGCGAGCGCCACGCCGGCCTGCCCGCCGAGGTGGAACGCCTCATCGGCCTGGTCACCGGTCGCGGCGCCTGCCACCACCCGGATGGCACCGCGCGCTTCGTACGCAGCGCGCTCCAGACGTTCGCACCGGAGGTGCGCGCGCACCTCGCCGGCACCTGCGTCACCGAGGGAGGACACCGTGGCTGA
- a CDS encoding ferric reductase-like transmembrane domain-containing protein codes for MSTDALWYLARGTGVVSLVLLTVVVVLGVGSRSGRPVFGLPRFAVATVHRNASLLAVSLLAAHVLTLFFDPYAQLKLVDLVVPFLGAYRPMWLGLGTLALDLIIALVVTSLLRHRLGLTAWRAMHWLAYLTWPIAVLHGLGTGTDRSEAWLWVITVACVAAVVSALGWRLSDRFAPVGSLR; via the coding sequence ATGAGCACGGACGCCCTCTGGTACCTGGCTCGCGGCACCGGCGTGGTTTCGCTGGTCCTGCTCACGGTCGTGGTCGTCCTCGGCGTCGGCAGCCGCTCCGGTCGCCCGGTGTTCGGGTTGCCCCGGTTCGCCGTGGCGACGGTGCACCGCAACGCCTCGCTGCTCGCGGTGAGCCTGCTCGCGGCGCACGTGCTCACCCTCTTCTTCGACCCGTACGCCCAGCTGAAGCTCGTCGACCTCGTGGTGCCGTTCCTCGGCGCGTACCGGCCGATGTGGCTGGGCCTCGGCACGCTGGCGCTCGACCTGATCATCGCGTTGGTCGTGACCAGCCTGCTGCGGCACCGGCTCGGCCTGACCGCCTGGCGGGCCATGCACTGGCTCGCATACCTCACCTGGCCCATCGCCGTCCTCCACGGCCTGGGCACCGGAACTGACCGCAGCGAGGCGTGGCTGTGGGTGATCACGGTCGCCTGCGTGGCGGCGGTGGTCTCCGCGCTCGGCTGGCGGCTGTCCGACCGCTTCGCACCCGTAGGGAGCCTTCGATGA
- a CDS encoding ferredoxin gives MADQLHIDWTACRGRGVCSELIPELLDLDEWGYPLPRAGLDVPRELAPHARRAVAQCPRLALSLQTVATS, from the coding sequence GTGGCTGATCAGCTGCACATTGACTGGACCGCCTGCCGGGGCCGCGGGGTGTGCTCCGAACTGATCCCGGAGCTGCTCGACCTGGACGAATGGGGCTATCCGCTGCCCCGCGCCGGCCTCGACGTACCCCGGGAATTGGCACCGCACGCCCGCCGCGCGGTCGCGCAGTGCCCCCGGCTCGCGCTGAGCCTTCAGACCGTGGCCACCTCGTAG